In Arthrobacter sp. QXT-31, one genomic interval encodes:
- a CDS encoding LacI family DNA-binding transcriptional regulator, whose translation MARTTERAQRGGHSGVSIEDVAAAAGVSTATVSRAVRGLPRVSPATRERILEVATALGYVASSSASGLATGRTKTIGVLAPFVSRWFFSKAIEGADRELHARQYNLSLFNLGGHGSHRERLFSKTMVYKQIDALLVLCMALTRDELEHLQKIDIPLVVVGGHVEECAYIGIDDYAAASTAVKHLIELGHRDIALLHGDDETDLNFDVPRVRILAFQDVMTAAGLEVRPEWDEWGDFTVRSGQEAFRRLWAQPGAKPTAIFCASDEMAMGVIFEANRVGVRVPEDLSVIGIDDHDFSDAIGLTTVGQRPDEQAELGTKMLLDELLGIPDSVRSSVAPHRLIVRRTTAPPRSS comes from the coding sequence GTGGCGCGCACTACTGAAAGGGCACAGCGCGGTGGCCACTCAGGAGTCAGCATCGAGGACGTGGCCGCGGCCGCAGGTGTTTCCACGGCAACCGTGTCCCGCGCCGTGCGCGGCCTGCCGCGCGTGTCGCCGGCAACCCGGGAAAGGATCCTCGAGGTGGCCACCGCGCTGGGCTACGTCGCCTCGTCCTCGGCGTCGGGCCTGGCCACCGGCCGCACCAAGACCATCGGCGTGCTGGCCCCGTTTGTGAGCCGGTGGTTCTTCTCGAAAGCCATCGAGGGCGCGGACCGTGAACTGCACGCCCGGCAGTACAACCTTTCCCTCTTCAACCTCGGCGGCCACGGCAGCCACCGCGAGCGGCTCTTCAGCAAGACCATGGTCTACAAGCAGATCGACGCCCTCCTGGTCCTGTGTATGGCATTGACCCGCGACGAGCTCGAGCACCTGCAGAAGATCGACATTCCGCTGGTGGTGGTGGGCGGCCACGTGGAGGAATGTGCCTACATAGGCATAGACGACTACGCGGCGGCCTCCACCGCCGTCAAGCACCTGATCGAACTCGGCCACCGGGACATCGCACTGCTGCACGGCGACGACGAAACGGACCTCAACTTCGACGTTCCCCGGGTCCGCATTCTTGCCTTTCAGGACGTGATGACGGCTGCGGGCCTGGAAGTCCGGCCCGAGTGGGACGAGTGGGGTGACTTCACCGTCCGCAGCGGCCAGGAGGCATTCCGCCGGCTCTGGGCCCAGCCCGGCGCCAAGCCGACAGCCATCTTCTGCGCGTCCGACGAAATGGCCATGGGCGTCATCTTCGAAGCGAACCGCGTCGGTGTCCGGGTTCCCGAGGACCTGTCCGTGATCGGCATCGACGACCACGACTTTTCCGACGCCATCGGCCTCACCACCGTGGGGCAGCGGCCGGACGAGCAGGCCGAGCTTGGCACCAAGATGCTGCTGGACGAACTCTTGGGTATCCCCGATTCGGTGCGGTCCTCCGTCGCGCCCCACCGCCTGATCGTCAGGCGCACGACGGCGCCGCCCCGCTCTTCCTGA
- a CDS encoding carbohydrate ABC transporter permease, which produces MTAATSSATSLREAQDRGRRKAQNKEKLAHARTYISAAVILIWCLAPAYWMVVVAFREVGFTYDTSILPSHVTLDNFITAFDTSFGNRFGQALLNSIFIGVVVTAISLLIGVFAAYALARLNFRFKYMVLGFILGASMFPGVALITPLFQLFTNIGWMGTYQALIIPNISFVLPLTVYTMTSFFREMPWELEESARVDGCTQGQAFRKVIMPLAAPAIFTTAILAFISSWNEFLIASQLSSDATQPVTVAIANFAGAQPQQIPYTAIMAAGTIVTIPLVILVLVFQRKIVAGLTAGAVK; this is translated from the coding sequence ATGACCGCCGCGACATCCTCCGCCACCAGCCTGCGTGAGGCGCAGGACAGGGGCCGCCGCAAGGCCCAGAACAAGGAGAAGCTGGCGCATGCCCGCACCTATATCAGCGCCGCGGTAATCCTGATCTGGTGCCTGGCACCTGCGTACTGGATGGTCGTGGTGGCGTTCCGTGAAGTCGGCTTCACGTACGACACCTCGATCCTGCCCAGCCACGTGACACTGGACAACTTCATCACGGCCTTTGACACCTCGTTCGGCAACCGCTTCGGCCAGGCCCTGCTGAACAGCATCTTCATCGGCGTGGTGGTCACCGCCATCTCGCTGCTGATCGGTGTTTTCGCGGCCTACGCGCTCGCCCGGCTGAACTTCCGGTTCAAGTACATGGTCCTCGGCTTCATCCTTGGCGCCTCCATGTTCCCCGGCGTTGCCCTGATCACCCCGCTGTTCCAGCTGTTCACCAACATCGGCTGGATGGGAACCTACCAGGCGCTGATCATCCCGAACATCTCGTTCGTCCTGCCGCTGACCGTCTACACGATGACGTCCTTCTTCCGTGAAATGCCCTGGGAGCTGGAGGAATCTGCCCGCGTGGACGGCTGCACGCAGGGACAGGCGTTCCGCAAGGTCATCATGCCCCTTGCCGCGCCGGCCATTTTCACCACGGCGATCCTGGCGTTCATCTCCTCCTGGAATGAATTCCTTATCGCCAGCCAGCTCTCCAGCGATGCGACCCAGCCGGTGACGGTGGCCATCGCCAACTTCGCCGGAGCGCAGCCGCAGCAGATTCCGTACACGGCGATCATGGCTGCCGGCACCATCGTCACCATTCCGCTGGTCATCCTGGTGCTGGTGTTCCAGCGCAAGATTGTGGCTGGCCTGACGGCGGGCGCCGTCAAGTGA
- a CDS encoding carbohydrate ABC transporter permease, translating to MATEVGSTPVKAPASGGTPIHHGPKGVGEDNKILSQGKWAAWLLAPTIIALAVVIVYPIISAIVMSFQKDAGLDPATGLFTAGGPAGIQNYVNWLGQQCAAPAGGTIACPPGTLGAQFWTATGTTFIFTIITVTLETVLGFWMAMIMARTFKGRSLVRAAVLVPWAIPTAVTAQLWLFIFDFQGIANKIFNTSILWTGSEWPAKWAVIIADTWKTTPFMALLILAGLQMIPAEVYEAAKVDGASAWQRFRMITLPLVKPALMVAILFRTLDALRMFDLPYILTGGANNTTTLSILVINQIRQGFNSAAALSTITFIIIFIVAFIFVRFLGANVVEQSGATGKGKK from the coding sequence ATGGCTACCGAAGTAGGCTCGACGCCGGTCAAGGCACCGGCGTCGGGCGGCACCCCGATCCACCACGGTCCCAAGGGCGTCGGCGAGGACAACAAGATCCTGAGCCAGGGAAAGTGGGCCGCATGGCTCCTTGCCCCGACCATCATCGCCCTCGCCGTCGTCATCGTTTACCCGATCATCAGCGCCATCGTGATGTCCTTCCAGAAGGACGCCGGCCTGGACCCTGCCACAGGCCTCTTCACGGCCGGCGGACCCGCGGGCATCCAGAACTACGTGAACTGGCTCGGCCAGCAGTGTGCCGCCCCCGCCGGCGGCACCATTGCATGCCCGCCCGGCACCCTCGGCGCGCAGTTCTGGACCGCCACCGGCACCACGTTCATCTTCACCATCATCACCGTCACCCTGGAAACCGTGCTCGGCTTCTGGATGGCGATGATCATGGCCCGGACGTTCAAGGGCCGCAGCCTGGTCCGTGCTGCGGTGCTGGTGCCGTGGGCCATTCCCACCGCGGTGACCGCACAGCTGTGGCTGTTCATCTTTGACTTCCAGGGCATCGCCAACAAGATCTTCAACACGAGCATCCTCTGGACCGGAAGCGAGTGGCCGGCCAAGTGGGCAGTCATCATCGCCGACACCTGGAAGACCACTCCGTTCATGGCGCTGCTGATCCTCGCCGGGCTCCAGATGATCCCGGCCGAGGTTTACGAGGCTGCCAAGGTGGACGGTGCGTCGGCGTGGCAGCGGTTCCGGATGATCACCCTCCCGCTGGTCAAGCCCGCGTTGATGGTGGCCATCCTGTTCCGGACCCTGGATGCCCTGCGCATGTTCGACCTGCCGTACATCCTGACGGGCGGCGCGAACAACACCACCACGTTGTCCATCCTGGTCATCAACCAGATCAGGCAAGGATTCAACTCGGCGGCGGCGCTGTCCACCATCACCTTCATCATCATCTTCATTGTCGCTTTCATCTTTGTCCGTTTCCTCGGCGCAAATGTTGTTGAGCAGAGCGGCGCCACCGGTAAGGGGAAGAAATGA
- a CDS encoding ABC transporter substrate-binding protein gives MKTPKFLLPVATAGVLALTLSACGGGGGGTTGGGAGGGDAANNLDGRGPITYVQGKDNSNVVRPLVEKWNAAHPNEKVTFKEQTDQADQQHDDLVQHFQAKDAGYDVMSVDLVWTAEFAAKGWLQPLKDKMAIDTSAMLPSTVAGASYKDTLYAAPQNSDGGILYYRKDLVPTPPKTWDEMMQMCDIAKKNNIGCYSGQFKQYEGLTVNASEAINSAGGSVLDKDGKPSLNTPEAKEGLSNLVDAFKDGSIPKEAITYQEEESRRAFQSGNLLFHRNWPYVYNLAVTEGSSKVKDKLGMAALPGKDGPGASSLGGHNVGVSVYSENKATALDFLKFITSEETQRFYATQGSLAPVLTSLYDDAALVKKLPYLPVLKTSIENAVPRPVTPFYPAVTQAIQENSYAALKGDKSVDQALSDMQKSIETAGAGS, from the coding sequence ATGAAAACGCCAAAGTTCTTACTTCCGGTCGCGACCGCCGGCGTGCTTGCCCTGACACTGTCCGCCTGTGGCGGCGGCGGGGGCGGCACCACGGGCGGCGGTGCCGGCGGCGGCGATGCTGCCAACAACCTGGATGGCCGCGGTCCCATCACCTACGTCCAGGGCAAGGACAACAGCAACGTCGTCCGTCCGCTGGTGGAAAAGTGGAACGCCGCGCACCCGAACGAGAAGGTGACCTTCAAGGAGCAGACGGACCAGGCAGACCAGCAGCACGATGACCTCGTGCAGCACTTCCAGGCCAAGGACGCCGGCTACGACGTCATGTCCGTTGACCTCGTGTGGACCGCCGAGTTCGCGGCGAAGGGCTGGCTCCAGCCGCTCAAGGACAAGATGGCAATCGATACTTCAGCGATGCTGCCGTCCACGGTGGCCGGCGCTTCCTACAAGGACACCCTGTACGCAGCACCCCAGAACTCCGACGGCGGCATCCTCTACTACCGCAAGGACCTCGTTCCCACTCCGCCCAAGACCTGGGACGAGATGATGCAGATGTGCGACATCGCCAAGAAGAACAACATCGGCTGCTACTCCGGCCAGTTCAAGCAGTATGAGGGCCTCACGGTCAATGCCTCCGAGGCCATCAACTCCGCGGGCGGGTCCGTGCTGGACAAGGACGGAAAGCCGAGCCTGAACACGCCTGAGGCCAAGGAAGGCCTGTCCAACCTCGTTGACGCTTTCAAGGATGGCAGCATCCCGAAGGAAGCGATCACTTACCAGGAAGAGGAGAGCCGCCGCGCCTTCCAGTCCGGTAACCTGCTGTTCCACCGCAACTGGCCGTACGTCTACAACCTGGCCGTCACGGAAGGTTCGTCGAAGGTCAAGGACAAGCTGGGCATGGCTGCACTTCCCGGCAAGGACGGGCCCGGTGCTTCCTCCCTCGGCGGGCACAACGTCGGCGTGAGCGTCTATTCCGAGAACAAGGCAACGGCCCTGGACTTCCTGAAGTTCATCACCTCCGAGGAGACCCAGCGCTTCTACGCCACCCAGGGTTCGCTCGCTCCGGTCCTCACGAGCCTGTATGACGACGCCGCACTGGTGAAGAAGCTTCCGTACCTGCCGGTCCTGAAGACCTCCATCGAAAACGCCGTGCCGCGGCCGGTAACCCCGTTCTACCCGGCCGTCACCCAGGCGATCCAGGAGAACTCGTACGCTGCCCTGAAGGGCGACAAGTCTGTGGATCAGGCGCTGTCTGATATGCAGAAGTCCATCGAGACCGCCGGTGCAGGATCGTAG